One window from the genome of Palaemon carinicauda isolate YSFRI2023 chromosome 24, ASM3689809v2, whole genome shotgun sequence encodes:
- the LOC137618337 gene encoding uncharacterized protein, producing MGVNATVASVRQEYWVPQLRQLSKSVIHHCIICKKTQWRPYRVNIAPPLPEFRVQRKQPFSVTGLDYTGALLTKEKQQNPEKAYIVWFTCPVTRGIHIELVKDLSCDSFVMVFRKFCSRQGFPSLMLSDNATTFVSTSVYLKNMAESSLVQEHLNAIECKWKFIPARAPWFGAIWESLIGLLKTCLKKVIGQAFLSFSELSCVVTELEAIINGRPLSYTSGDLNQLDILTPNHLILGCRLRSFPREVIDWKDETKDPLYGENKDVGKRFLYITKKSDDLWKRWEREYLTSLRETHRVGIRHESWPKMGDVVLIHDEGPRSRWKFGQIVKLHVGPDDVLRVVTLKTPKGQVMRPVVKLYPLQLWQETDVVISEKTDNKSTRLSRKTAQVATDARRALIQAGQL from the coding sequence ATGGGAGTAAATGCAACCGTGGCAAGTGTGAGACAGGAATATTGGGTACCACAGCTTCGCCAATTATCCAAAAGTGTAATTCATCATTGTATaatctgtaagaaaacacaatGGAGACCCTACCGTGTGAATATTGCTCCACCATTGCCAGAATTTCGGGTGCAGAGAAAACAACCCTTTAGCGTTACGGGGTTAGATTATACAGGAGCGTTGTTAACTAAGGAGAAACAGCAAAATCCTGAAAAAGCCTATATTGTGTGGTTTACTTGTCCAGTTACTAGAGGAATCCATATTGAATTAGTAAAAGATCTGTCCTGCGATTCGTTTGTTATGGTGTTCCGAAAGTTTTGTAGCCGTCAGGGATTTCCTTCTTTAATGCTAAGTGACAATGCTACTACCTTTGTATCGActtcagtttatttgaaaaacatggcagaaagttccttagtgcaagaacacctgaatgctatcgaatgtaaatggaagttcataccagccagagcaccttggtttggagctATATGGGAAAGCTTGATTGGTCTTTTGAAAACATGTCTAAAGAAAGTAATAGGTCAGGCCTTTCTCAGCTTtagtgaactttcctgtgttgtgaCTGAACTTGAAGCAATTATTAATGGCAGACCCTTAAGTTATACATCGGGAGATCTTAACCAGTTGGATATTCTGACGCCCAATCATTTGATTCTAGGATGTAGATTGAGATCTTTCCCTAGGGAAGTCATAGATTGGAAAGATGAAACTAAGGACCCTCTGTATGGCGAAAATAAGGATGTTGGAAAGCGATTTTTGTACATTACAAAAAAAAGTGATGACCTGTGGAAAAGgtgggagagagaatatttaacttcTCTCAGAGAAACTCATCGGGTAGGAATCAGACACGAATCTTGGCCCAAAATgggagatgttgtgttgatacacgATGAAGGACCAAGAAGTCGTTGGAAGTTTGGTCAAATTGTCAAATTACACGTGGGACCGGATGATGTCTTGCGCGTGGTTACTTTAAAAACCCCAAAAGGTCAAGTAATGAGACCTGTTGTCAAGCTATATCCTTTGCAATTATGGCAAGAGACTGACGTTGTCATATCTGAGAAAACTGATAACAAAAGCACCCGGCTGAGCAGGAAAACAGCACAGGTGGCTACTGACGCGAGAAGAGCCCTCATTCAAGCGGGAcaattataa